In the genome of Gadus chalcogrammus isolate NIFS_2021 chromosome 21, NIFS_Gcha_1.0, whole genome shotgun sequence, one region contains:
- the capn3b gene encoding calpain-3b isoform X1 — MQMAEPRVDPEGEGRLPERTMVIEVVEERTNLETEALVGPEGKLDYPPVGSNSIYTAILSRNETVKDAKRLKTFLELRDKYVHKKVLFEDPLFPADDSSLYYSCKSPMKFEWKRPTEICGNPHFIIDGANRSDICQGELGDCWLLAAIACLTLNEKLLYRVIPPDQSFTENYAGIFHFQFWRYGEWIDVIIDDRIPTFNDKLVFTKSFRKNEYWSALLEKAYAKLHGSYEALKGGNTLEAMEDFTGGVTEYFDLLEAPKDLYSIMKKALERGSLMGCSIDVMGQGQMESRTSQGLVQGHAYSVIGLAECDEKGTDSQIRLVRLRNPWGWVLWKGRWCADSKEWSTISTADKENLLKQTIQESEFWISFEDFKKCYSKLEMCNLTPDTLRGDERNSWSVAVNEGRWVRGSSAGGCRNFPDTYWTNPQYRMLLYEEDDDPEDGKRACTVVVALMQKGRRKERSKGATLYTIGFSIYEVPKEMHGCQQHLGKEFFLYTKSTAKCQSYINLREITERFRLPPGEYVVIPTTFKPHNEGEFILRVFSEKRSTSEEVEEEIGSDGIQPGKKQIEKPIVFVSDRAKANKEIEHSGIPGEKKKKKKKPETTEEETEEDKTFRAIYRQIAGEDMQICASELKVVMKRVLEKHNQIKTEGFSLETCRSMIALMDTDGTGKLNLQEFKHLWNKIKQWQVIFRMYDKDKSCTISSFEMRNAVNDAGFHLNKQLYDILAMRYADERNNIDFDSFICCFVRLEGMFRAFHAFDKDGDGLIKLNVLEWLQLTMYS; from the exons ATGCAAATGGCAGAGCCACGAGTGGATccggagggagaagggaggctTCCAGAAAGGACTATGGTCATAGAGGTGGTTGAAGAGAGAACCAACCTGGAGACGGAGGCACTAGTTGGGCCTGAAGGGAAACTGGACTATCCTCCTGTGGGGTCCAACTCAATTTACACTGCCATCCTCAGCAGGAACGAGACCGTCAAAGATGCCAAGCGGCTGAAGACTTTTCTGGAACTGCGGGACAAGTATGTGCACAAGAAAGTGCTGTTTGAAGACCCCCTGTTCCCTGCAGACGACTCTTCTCTGTATTACAGCTGTAAAAGCCCCATGAAGTTTGAATGGAAGCGTCCAACG GAAATCTGTGGAAATCCCCACTTCATCATAGATGGAGCCAACAGATCAGATATCTGTCAAGGAGAATTAG GGGACTGCTGGCTCCTGGCTGCCATCGCGTGTCTGACTCTGAACGAGAAGCTGCTGTACAGGGTCATCCCTCCGGACCAGAGCTTCACTGAGAACTATGCCGGCATCTTCCACTTCCAG TTCTGGCGCTACGGCGAATGGATTGACGTCATCATTGACGACCGCATCCCCACCTTCAACGACAAGCTGGTGTTCACCAAATCCTTCCGGAAGAATGAATACTGGAGCGCTCTCCTGGAGAAAGCGTACGCCAA ATTGCACGGCTCCTACGAGGCTCTGAAAGGTGGCAACACGCTGGAGGCCATGGAGGACTTCACGGGGGGCGTGACCGAGTACTTTGACCTGTTGGAGGCCCCCAAGGACCTGTACTCTATCATGAAGAAGGCCCTGGAGAGGGGCTCGCTCATGGGCTGCTCCATAGAC GTGATGGGACAAGGCCAGATGGAAAGCCGCACTTCTCAAGGACTAGTGCAAGGGCATGCCTACTCTGTTATAGGTCTGGCAGAG TGTGATGAAAAGGGAACCGACTCCCAGATCCGTCTGGTTCGGTTGCGTAACCCCTGGGGCTGGGTGCTCTGGAAGGGACGGTGGTGTGCAGA TTCCAAAGAGTGGTCCACCATATCCACTGCTGACAAAGAAAATCTACTGAAGCAGACCATACAGGAAAGTGAGTTCTG GATATCCTTTGAGGACTTCAAGAAGTGCTACTCCAAGCTGGAGATGTGTAACCTCACCCCCGACACCCTGCGTGGCGACGAGAGGAACAGCTGGAGCGTGGCGGTGAACGAGGGCCGCTGGGTGAGAGGCAGCTCCGCGGGGGGCTGCAGGAACTTCCCAG ACACATACTGGACCAACCCCCAGTACCGCATGCTGCTgtacgaggaggacgacgacccCGAGGACGGGAAGAGGGCGTGCACGGTGGTGGTGGCTCTGATGCAGAAGGGCCGCCGAAAGGAGCGCAGCAAGGGGGCCACCCTCTACACCATCGGCTTCTCCATCTACGAG GTGCCAAAGGAG ATGCATGGCTGCCAACAACATCTGGGAAAAGAATTCTTCCTCTACACCAAGTCCACGGCCAAGTGCCAGTCCTACATCAACCTGCGGGAGATCACCGAGCGCTTCCGCCTGCCCCCCGGGGAGTACGTGGTCATCCCCACGACCTTTAAACCCCACAATGAGGGGGAGTTCATCCTCAGAGTGTTCTCTGAGAAGAGGAGCACCTCTGA GGAGGTCGAAGAGGAGATTGGATCTGATGGAATACAG CCAGGGAAGAAACAGATAGAAAAG CCCATCGTGTTTGTGTCAGACCGAGCGAAGGCCAACAAGGAGATTGAGCACAGCGGCATTccgggggagaagaagaagaagaagaagaag CCTGAAACAACCGAGGAGGAGACTGAAGAGGACAAAACCTTCAGGGCCATTTACAGACAGATCGCTGGTGAG gaCATGCAAATCTGTGCCAGTGAGCTCAAAGTTGTCATGAAGAGGGTGCTGGAAAAAC ACAACCAGATAAAGACGGAGGGCTTCAGCCTGGAGACGTGTCGGAGCATGATCGCCCTGATGGAC ACTGATGGCACTGGGAAGCTGAATCTACAAGAATTCAAACACTTGTGGAATAAAATCAAACAGTGGCAG GTCATCTTCAGAATGTACGACAAAGACAAATCCTGCACCATCAGTAGCTTCGAAATGAGGAACGCTGTGAATGATGCCG GTTTCCACCTCAATAAGCAGTTGTACGACATATTAGCCATGCGCTATGCCGACGAACGCAACAACATTGACTTTGACAGCTTCATCTGCTGTTTTGTGAGGCTAGAAGGAATGTTCA GGGCCTTCCATGCGTTTGACAAAGACGGAGATGGTTTGATCAAGCTCAACGTCCTAGAG TGGCTTCAGCTGACCATGTATTCATAG
- the capn3b gene encoding calpain-3b isoform X2, with protein MQMAEPRVDPEGEGRLPERTMVIEVVEERTNLETEALVGPEGKLDYPPVGSNSIYTAILSRNETVKDAKRLKTFLELRDKYVHKKVLFEDPLFPADDSSLYYSCKSPMKFEWKRPTEICGNPHFIIDGANRSDICQGELGDCWLLAAIACLTLNEKLLYRVIPPDQSFTENYAGIFHFQFWRYGEWIDVIIDDRIPTFNDKLVFTKSFRKNEYWSALLEKAYAKLHGSYEALKGGNTLEAMEDFTGGVTEYFDLLEAPKDLYSIMKKALERGSLMGCSIDVMGQGQMESRTSQGLVQGHAYSVIGLAECDEKGTDSQIRLVRLRNPWGWVLWKGRWCADSKEWSTISTADKENLLKQTIQESEFWISFEDFKKCYSKLEMCNLTPDTLRGDERNSWSVAVNEGRWVRGSSAGGCRNFPDTYWTNPQYRMLLYEEDDDPEDGKRACTVVVALMQKGRRKERSKGATLYTIGFSIYEVPKEMHGCQQHLGKEFFLYTKSTAKCQSYINLREITERFRLPPGEYVVIPTTFKPHNEGEFILRVFSEKRSTSEEVEEEIGSDGIQPIVFVSDRAKANKEIEHSGIPGEKKKKKKKPETTEEETEEDKTFRAIYRQIAGEDMQICASELKVVMKRVLEKHNQIKTEGFSLETCRSMIALMDTDGTGKLNLQEFKHLWNKIKQWQVIFRMYDKDKSCTISSFEMRNAVNDAGFHLNKQLYDILAMRYADERNNIDFDSFICCFVRLEGMFRAFHAFDKDGDGLIKLNVLEWLQLTMYS; from the exons ATGCAAATGGCAGAGCCACGAGTGGATccggagggagaagggaggctTCCAGAAAGGACTATGGTCATAGAGGTGGTTGAAGAGAGAACCAACCTGGAGACGGAGGCACTAGTTGGGCCTGAAGGGAAACTGGACTATCCTCCTGTGGGGTCCAACTCAATTTACACTGCCATCCTCAGCAGGAACGAGACCGTCAAAGATGCCAAGCGGCTGAAGACTTTTCTGGAACTGCGGGACAAGTATGTGCACAAGAAAGTGCTGTTTGAAGACCCCCTGTTCCCTGCAGACGACTCTTCTCTGTATTACAGCTGTAAAAGCCCCATGAAGTTTGAATGGAAGCGTCCAACG GAAATCTGTGGAAATCCCCACTTCATCATAGATGGAGCCAACAGATCAGATATCTGTCAAGGAGAATTAG GGGACTGCTGGCTCCTGGCTGCCATCGCGTGTCTGACTCTGAACGAGAAGCTGCTGTACAGGGTCATCCCTCCGGACCAGAGCTTCACTGAGAACTATGCCGGCATCTTCCACTTCCAG TTCTGGCGCTACGGCGAATGGATTGACGTCATCATTGACGACCGCATCCCCACCTTCAACGACAAGCTGGTGTTCACCAAATCCTTCCGGAAGAATGAATACTGGAGCGCTCTCCTGGAGAAAGCGTACGCCAA ATTGCACGGCTCCTACGAGGCTCTGAAAGGTGGCAACACGCTGGAGGCCATGGAGGACTTCACGGGGGGCGTGACCGAGTACTTTGACCTGTTGGAGGCCCCCAAGGACCTGTACTCTATCATGAAGAAGGCCCTGGAGAGGGGCTCGCTCATGGGCTGCTCCATAGAC GTGATGGGACAAGGCCAGATGGAAAGCCGCACTTCTCAAGGACTAGTGCAAGGGCATGCCTACTCTGTTATAGGTCTGGCAGAG TGTGATGAAAAGGGAACCGACTCCCAGATCCGTCTGGTTCGGTTGCGTAACCCCTGGGGCTGGGTGCTCTGGAAGGGACGGTGGTGTGCAGA TTCCAAAGAGTGGTCCACCATATCCACTGCTGACAAAGAAAATCTACTGAAGCAGACCATACAGGAAAGTGAGTTCTG GATATCCTTTGAGGACTTCAAGAAGTGCTACTCCAAGCTGGAGATGTGTAACCTCACCCCCGACACCCTGCGTGGCGACGAGAGGAACAGCTGGAGCGTGGCGGTGAACGAGGGCCGCTGGGTGAGAGGCAGCTCCGCGGGGGGCTGCAGGAACTTCCCAG ACACATACTGGACCAACCCCCAGTACCGCATGCTGCTgtacgaggaggacgacgacccCGAGGACGGGAAGAGGGCGTGCACGGTGGTGGTGGCTCTGATGCAGAAGGGCCGCCGAAAGGAGCGCAGCAAGGGGGCCACCCTCTACACCATCGGCTTCTCCATCTACGAG GTGCCAAAGGAG ATGCATGGCTGCCAACAACATCTGGGAAAAGAATTCTTCCTCTACACCAAGTCCACGGCCAAGTGCCAGTCCTACATCAACCTGCGGGAGATCACCGAGCGCTTCCGCCTGCCCCCCGGGGAGTACGTGGTCATCCCCACGACCTTTAAACCCCACAATGAGGGGGAGTTCATCCTCAGAGTGTTCTCTGAGAAGAGGAGCACCTCTGA GGAGGTCGAAGAGGAGATTGGATCTGATGGAATACAG CCCATCGTGTTTGTGTCAGACCGAGCGAAGGCCAACAAGGAGATTGAGCACAGCGGCATTccgggggagaagaagaagaagaagaagaag CCTGAAACAACCGAGGAGGAGACTGAAGAGGACAAAACCTTCAGGGCCATTTACAGACAGATCGCTGGTGAG gaCATGCAAATCTGTGCCAGTGAGCTCAAAGTTGTCATGAAGAGGGTGCTGGAAAAAC ACAACCAGATAAAGACGGAGGGCTTCAGCCTGGAGACGTGTCGGAGCATGATCGCCCTGATGGAC ACTGATGGCACTGGGAAGCTGAATCTACAAGAATTCAAACACTTGTGGAATAAAATCAAACAGTGGCAG GTCATCTTCAGAATGTACGACAAAGACAAATCCTGCACCATCAGTAGCTTCGAAATGAGGAACGCTGTGAATGATGCCG GTTTCCACCTCAATAAGCAGTTGTACGACATATTAGCCATGCGCTATGCCGACGAACGCAACAACATTGACTTTGACAGCTTCATCTGCTGTTTTGTGAGGCTAGAAGGAATGTTCA GGGCCTTCCATGCGTTTGACAAAGACGGAGATGGTTTGATCAAGCTCAACGTCCTAGAG TGGCTTCAGCTGACCATGTATTCATAG
- the capn3b gene encoding calpain-3b isoform X3: MSMMHGCQQHLGKEFFLYTKSTAKCQSYINLREITERFRLPPGEYVVIPTTFKPHNEGEFILRVFSEKRSTSEEVEEEIGSDGIQPGKKQIEKPIVFVSDRAKANKEIEHSGIPGEKKKKKKKPETTEEETEEDKTFRAIYRQIAGEDMQICASELKVVMKRVLEKHNQIKTEGFSLETCRSMIALMDTDGTGKLNLQEFKHLWNKIKQWQVIFRMYDKDKSCTISSFEMRNAVNDAGFHLNKQLYDILAMRYADERNNIDFDSFICCFVRLEGMFRAFHAFDKDGDGLIKLNVLEWLQLTMYS, from the exons ATGTCTATG ATGCATGGCTGCCAACAACATCTGGGAAAAGAATTCTTCCTCTACACCAAGTCCACGGCCAAGTGCCAGTCCTACATCAACCTGCGGGAGATCACCGAGCGCTTCCGCCTGCCCCCCGGGGAGTACGTGGTCATCCCCACGACCTTTAAACCCCACAATGAGGGGGAGTTCATCCTCAGAGTGTTCTCTGAGAAGAGGAGCACCTCTGA GGAGGTCGAAGAGGAGATTGGATCTGATGGAATACAG CCAGGGAAGAAACAGATAGAAAAG CCCATCGTGTTTGTGTCAGACCGAGCGAAGGCCAACAAGGAGATTGAGCACAGCGGCATTccgggggagaagaagaagaagaagaagaag CCTGAAACAACCGAGGAGGAGACTGAAGAGGACAAAACCTTCAGGGCCATTTACAGACAGATCGCTGGTGAG gaCATGCAAATCTGTGCCAGTGAGCTCAAAGTTGTCATGAAGAGGGTGCTGGAAAAAC ACAACCAGATAAAGACGGAGGGCTTCAGCCTGGAGACGTGTCGGAGCATGATCGCCCTGATGGAC ACTGATGGCACTGGGAAGCTGAATCTACAAGAATTCAAACACTTGTGGAATAAAATCAAACAGTGGCAG GTCATCTTCAGAATGTACGACAAAGACAAATCCTGCACCATCAGTAGCTTCGAAATGAGGAACGCTGTGAATGATGCCG GTTTCCACCTCAATAAGCAGTTGTACGACATATTAGCCATGCGCTATGCCGACGAACGCAACAACATTGACTTTGACAGCTTCATCTGCTGTTTTGTGAGGCTAGAAGGAATGTTCA GGGCCTTCCATGCGTTTGACAAAGACGGAGATGGTTTGATCAAGCTCAACGTCCTAGAG TGGCTTCAGCTGACCATGTATTCATAG